The uncultured Bacteroides sp. DNA segment TTACGCCCGACTTGATGCCGAGTGATGTGCTGGGTACAACGGTGTTTAACATGAAAACCAATGAGTTTGATTTTCATCGCGGACCGGTTTTTGCTAACCTGATATTGGTGGATGAAATTAATCGTGCACCGGCTAAAACACAATCGGCACTTTTCGAAGTAATGGAAGAACGTCAAATTAGTATTGATGGTTCCACTTATCCAATGGGCGATCCGTATATCATTCTTGCCACGCAGAATCCGGTGGAACAGGAAGGTACATATAAGTTGCCTGAGGCACAGCTCGACCGTTTCTTGATGAAAATTACCATGGACTACCCGTCTTTGGAGGAAGAAATTCATATTCTGGAACGCCATCACTCCAATGTATCGCTCGTCAAACTGAATGAAATTCGTCCTATTCTGACTTGTAGCGAATTGCTCGCAATGAGGAAGCAAGCAGAAGAAGTATTTGTCGAACATAGCCTGCTACAGTATATTGCACTGATTGTACAACAAACCCGCACCAGTAAGGCTGTTTATCTGGGTGCGTCTCCGCGTGCATCGGTAGCGTTGCTTCA contains these protein-coding regions:
- a CDS encoding MoxR family ATPase — translated: MEENEARTDLTLFNEKIKELKASIASVIVGQERTVDLVLTTILANGHALIEGVPGVAKTLLAKLTARLIEANFSRIQFTPDLMPSDVLGTTVFNMKTNEFDFHRGPVFANLILVDEINRAPAKTQSALFEVMEERQISIDGSTYPMGDPYIILATQNPVEQEGTYKLPEAQLDRFLMKITMDYPSLEEEIHILERHHSNVSLVKLNEIRPILTCSELLAMRKQAEEVFVEHSLLQYIALIVQQTRTSKAVYLGASPRASVALLQAAKAYALLQERDFVTPEDIKFVAPYVLQHRLILTAEAEMEGYSAVKVTQRLIDKVEVPK